One Paraburkholderia kururiensis DNA window includes the following coding sequences:
- a CDS encoding microcin C ABC transporter permease YejB, with protein sequence MWSYILKRLLLMIPTLLGVLTLTFVVIQFVPGGPVEQAIHELRKGAEQGLPFGMRAHTGVDAQQLAQLKALYGFDKPPLERYFMMLGRFARFDLGDSYFRHQSVWSLIVSKLPVSISIGLWTFFLTYLISVPLGIAKAVRNGSRFDLVTSLVVLVGYAIPGFVLGVLLLVLFGGGSFLQLFPLRNLVSDNWDSLSLGGKILDYLWHITLPVVASVVGSFAVVTMLTKNAFLDEVRKQYVLTARAKGLSERTVLWKHVFRNALLPLIVGFPAAFIGAFFTGSLLIETLFSLDGLGLLSYESVIRRDYPVVLGTLYLFTLIGLVTKLISDLCYVLVDPRIQFEHLEH encoded by the coding sequence ATGTGGAGCTACATCCTCAAACGCCTGCTGCTGATGATCCCGACGCTCCTCGGCGTGCTGACGCTGACCTTCGTCGTGATCCAGTTCGTGCCGGGCGGGCCGGTGGAGCAGGCGATACACGAGCTGCGCAAAGGTGCCGAGCAGGGCCTGCCGTTCGGCATGCGTGCCCATACGGGCGTGGATGCCCAGCAGCTCGCACAACTCAAGGCGCTCTACGGTTTCGACAAGCCGCCGCTCGAACGCTACTTCATGATGCTCGGACGCTTCGCGCGCTTCGATCTGGGCGACAGTTATTTCCGGCATCAAAGCGTGTGGTCGCTGATCGTCTCGAAGCTGCCGGTGTCGATCAGCATCGGCCTGTGGACGTTCTTCCTCACCTATCTCATATCGGTGCCGCTCGGTATCGCGAAGGCCGTGCGCAACGGCTCGCGCTTCGATCTGGTCACGAGCCTCGTCGTGCTCGTCGGCTACGCGATTCCCGGCTTCGTACTGGGCGTGCTGCTGCTCGTGCTGTTCGGGGGCGGTTCGTTTCTGCAGCTCTTTCCGCTGCGCAATCTCGTGTCGGACAACTGGGACTCGCTGTCGCTCGGCGGCAAGATCCTCGACTATCTGTGGCACATCACGTTGCCCGTCGTTGCTTCCGTGGTGGGCAGCTTCGCCGTGGTCACCATGCTTACGAAGAACGCATTCCTCGACGAAGTGCGCAAGCAGTACGTGCTGACGGCGCGCGCGAAGGGTCTCTCCGAGCGCACGGTGCTGTGGAAGCACGTATTTCGTAACGCGTTGCTGCCGCTCATCGTGGGCTTTCCGGCCGCGTTCATCGGTGCCTTCTTCACGGGCAGCCTGCTGATCGAGACGCTCTTTTCGCTCGACGGGTTGGGCCTGCTCTCCTACGAGTCCGTGATTCGCCGCGACTATCCCGTCGTGCTGGGAACGCTCTATTTGTTCACGCTGATCGGTCTCGTGACGAAACTGATTTCCGATCTCTGCTACGTGCTGGTCGACCCCCGCATTCAATTCGAGCATCTGGAGCACTGA